A single Bosea sp. PAMC 26642 DNA region contains:
- a CDS encoding OmpA family protein has translation MIIDVKDKKIDLSERGMTRRTLGGLFVTLPLMAATQSQAQTDQAATSILRSLAPHDRRQGGGRSVAVTRRVRTRGREIEIDLSRRVEITVFFANDSTALRAGAQQSLMRLADALRDPILANETFLIAGHTNSVGGYDYNVELSAARADAVRNWLVSEGDIASSRLQAHGFGPDMLRNPRDPASPVNRRVEVIAVTG, from the coding sequence ATGATCATCGACGTGAAAGACAAGAAGATCGACTTATCCGAACGCGGAATGACTCGGCGGACGCTGGGCGGCCTTTTCGTCACGCTGCCTCTGATGGCGGCAACGCAGTCGCAGGCGCAGACCGATCAGGCGGCGACAAGCATCCTGCGCTCACTCGCGCCCCATGATCGCCGGCAGGGCGGCGGGCGCTCGGTCGCCGTCACCCGCAGGGTCAGAACTCGCGGTCGCGAGATCGAGATCGATCTCAGCCGCCGCGTCGAGATCACGGTGTTCTTCGCCAACGATTCGACCGCCCTGCGCGCCGGCGCCCAGCAGTCGCTGATGCGGCTGGCCGACGCTCTGCGCGATCCGATCCTTGCAAACGAGACCTTTCTGATCGCGGGCCATACCAACTCGGTCGGCGGTTACGACTACAATGTCGAATTGTCGGCAGCACGCGCCGATGCCGTCCGGAATTGGCTTGTCTCAGAAGGCGACATCGCCTCCAGCCGCCTCCAGGCCCACGGCTTCGGCCCCGACATGCTGCGCAACCCGCGCGATCCGGCTTCTCCGGTCAATCGTCGCGTCGAAGTCATCGCGGTCACGGGCTGA
- a CDS encoding ABC transporter ATP-binding protein — MSVDMAAAPVAAAPPPILAAKGLSARYSHVQALHPVDIRIGEGELVAVLGPNGAGKSTLLRALLGLVSNAGEVRFRGAVLPRQDVVAVASQGIVLVPEGRGIFGPMSVADNLELGAYRLRDGAEFARRRERVLTLFPRLKERLGQVAGSMSGGEQQMLAIGRALMAGPRVLLLDEPSLGLAPRVTGEILETLGLLNREGLAIVLVEQKAPLALKLAARVYLLSLGRIVAELDPRDITSHDDLAQHYFA; from the coding sequence ATGAGCGTCGACATGGCCGCGGCGCCTGTCGCCGCGGCTCCTCCGCCCATTCTCGCGGCGAAGGGGCTTTCGGCGCGCTACAGCCATGTCCAGGCGCTGCATCCGGTCGATATCCGGATCGGCGAGGGCGAGCTCGTGGCGGTGCTCGGCCCCAACGGCGCGGGCAAGTCGACCCTGCTGCGGGCGCTGCTGGGGCTGGTCTCGAATGCCGGCGAGGTCCGTTTCCGGGGTGCGGTGCTGCCGCGTCAGGACGTGGTGGCGGTGGCCTCGCAGGGCATCGTGCTGGTGCCGGAGGGGCGCGGCATCTTCGGGCCGATGAGCGTGGCCGACAATCTCGAACTCGGGGCTTATCGCCTGCGCGACGGCGCCGAGTTCGCCAGGCGGCGCGAGCGGGTGCTGACCCTGTTTCCGCGTCTCAAGGAGCGCCTGGGCCAGGTCGCGGGCTCGATGTCGGGTGGCGAGCAGCAGATGCTTGCTATCGGCCGGGCGCTGATGGCCGGCCCCAGGGTGCTGCTGCTGGACGAGCCCTCGCTTGGGCTGGCGCCGCGCGTCACGGGCGAAATCCTGGAGACGCTCGGACTTCTCAATCGCGAAGGGCTGGCGATCGTGCTGGTGGAGCAGAAGGCGCCGCTGGCGCTGAAGCTCGCGGCGCGCGTCTACCTGCTCTCCCTCGGGCGCATCGTCGCCGAACTCGATCCGCGTGACATCACATCCCATGACGATCTCGCCCAGCACTACTTCGCCTGA
- a CDS encoding penicillin-binding transpeptidase domain-containing protein, which produces MNHPLLRGLRSSLLALVVGGATIIGFFWLSAALIGELAASRLWIKQPDFTETSRSNEDLFAQALESGVIWLDPAGPVIRSQPCEALYDASLVVKTAQDTKPFSRTLLDRMCNLPAGQQIRSEMLAWNNSFLIAAARDDRALDRRCADGTPLDLPVVPAGCRPSSWTARVAQTTDLAAPLNTMPGAVPPPRDFADFATRRGNQLSDWAVFGPLRQRDDRLALTTRLPVGTRKITVDVVLDAARIVAGSERVALDPRRDEQTIRIAGLSIAAERICSDSDEIASCAEAASQGLPHGWRFAISGQRRREVELVVEGSPVQAVPPSARDILGGSGVETSDGKVRLWRSSHIEANCERAKAKLDCELSWRGAVTQRRGGGGRPLSFADGSPALDPSGVPTPLVDELGLTAMIGYGSGDVGSLASAVGRARTREDLVLTIEPRLQRLVQEAVYAQMGERVARGKRPRRPGPLPVNLAPEQEPPDQGDGRAVVLLMDAADEPGSILGLASWPDFVPGMHSWDIQALSTGRDSDSPLAGHGWRAGDVHTMPGSTFKLVTGLAGVMATKEQPRLVDIITGRLPPANQAQIFGMGGGGLSVDGVAIANYGGAGFNVGILAPSATGCPDMGRGAQIGFCEALIKSSNLWFAGLALTMDGSKVGGRPTTQAARTGTLLASLTEHLYPISQPGQLAQPGVDMTRGIVPGAQRLMAEPIDLAVEDKRNARRIDLATNSYGQGVRATPVAMAAIYGSLGARKVIRPRLLKPVSDVKETPEPHEGQPVIPGMDPKLAEPFLDGAQRGLFGVVNSPSGTAAGVMASLPPEIRRRIFGKTGTADTVEGMNSAWFAGWMNDVAGRRRVAFACLVSHTRETGGRACGRLMAGVLAKVAALGDKK; this is translated from the coding sequence ATGAATCATCCCTTGTTGCGCGGCCTTCGCAGCAGCCTGCTGGCGCTCGTAGTCGGCGGCGCCACCATCATCGGCTTCTTCTGGCTGTCGGCCGCGCTGATCGGCGAGCTGGCGGCGAGCCGGCTCTGGATCAAGCAGCCGGATTTCACCGAGACCAGCCGCTCGAACGAGGATCTGTTCGCGCAGGCGCTCGAGTCCGGCGTGATCTGGCTCGATCCGGCCGGGCCCGTCATCCGCTCGCAGCCCTGCGAGGCGCTCTATGATGCGAGCCTCGTGGTCAAGACCGCGCAGGATACCAAGCCGTTCTCGCGCACTTTGCTCGACCGGATGTGCAACCTGCCGGCGGGGCAGCAGATCCGTTCCGAGATGCTGGCCTGGAACAACTCGTTCCTGATCGCGGCGGCGCGCGACGACCGCGCGCTCGACCGGCGCTGCGCCGACGGCACGCCGCTCGACCTGCCGGTCGTTCCCGCCGGCTGCCGGCCGTCGAGCTGGACGGCGCGGGTCGCGCAGACGACCGATCTCGCCGCGCCGCTGAACACCATGCCCGGCGCGGTGCCGCCGCCGCGCGACTTCGCGGATTTCGCGACGCGGCGCGGCAACCAGCTCTCGGACTGGGCCGTGTTCGGACCCTTGCGGCAGCGCGACGACAGGCTGGCGCTGACGACGCGGCTTCCGGTCGGGACACGCAAGATCACGGTCGACGTGGTTCTGGACGCGGCGCGCATCGTCGCAGGCTCCGAGCGGGTGGCGCTCGATCCCAGGCGCGACGAGCAGACGATCCGGATCGCGGGGCTGAGCATCGCCGCCGAGCGCATTTGCTCCGACAGCGACGAGATCGCCTCCTGCGCCGAGGCCGCCTCGCAGGGCCTGCCGCATGGCTGGCGCTTCGCGATTTCGGGCCAGCGCCGCCGCGAGGTCGAGCTCGTCGTCGAGGGTTCGCCGGTGCAGGCGGTGCCGCCGAGCGCGCGCGACATTCTCGGCGGCAGCGGCGTCGAGACCTCCGACGGCAAGGTCCGGCTGTGGCGGAGTTCGCATATCGAGGCCAATTGCGAGCGCGCCAAGGCCAAGCTCGACTGCGAACTGAGCTGGCGCGGGGCGGTGACGCAAAGGCGCGGCGGCGGCGGGCGGCCGCTCAGCTTCGCCGACGGTTCGCCGGCGCTCGACCCTTCCGGCGTGCCGACACCGCTCGTGGACGAACTCGGGCTGACGGCGATGATCGGCTATGGCAGCGGCGATGTCGGGTCGCTGGCCTCTGCCGTCGGCCGGGCGCGGACGCGCGAGGACTTGGTCCTGACCATCGAGCCGCGTTTGCAGCGGCTTGTGCAGGAGGCGGTCTATGCGCAGATGGGCGAGCGCGTCGCGCGCGGCAAGCGGCCGCGCCGGCCCGGCCCGCTGCCGGTCAATCTCGCGCCCGAACAGGAGCCGCCCGACCAGGGCGACGGCCGCGCCGTCGTGCTGCTGATGGATGCGGCCGACGAGCCGGGCTCGATCCTTGGGCTGGCGAGCTGGCCCGATTTCGTGCCGGGCATGCATAGCTGGGACATCCAGGCGCTCTCGACCGGGCGCGACAGCGACAGCCCGCTCGCCGGCCATGGCTGGCGCGCCGGCGACGTCCACACCATGCCGGGCTCGACCTTCAAGCTCGTCACGGGGCTGGCCGGCGTGATGGCGACCAAGGAGCAGCCGCGCCTCGTCGATATCATCACGGGGCGGCTGCCGCCGGCGAACCAGGCGCAGATTTTCGGCATGGGCGGTGGTGGGCTCTCGGTCGATGGCGTCGCAATCGCGAACTATGGCGGAGCGGGCTTCAATGTCGGCATTCTCGCGCCCTCCGCCACGGGTTGCCCCGATATGGGGCGCGGCGCGCAGATCGGCTTTTGCGAGGCGCTGATCAAGTCGTCGAACCTGTGGTTCGCAGGCCTCGCCCTGACCATGGACGGCAGCAAGGTCGGCGGGCGGCCGACGACGCAGGCTGCGCGCACCGGCACGCTGCTGGCGAGCCTGACCGAGCATCTCTACCCGATCAGCCAGCCCGGCCAGCTGGCGCAGCCCGGCGTCGACATGACGCGCGGGATCGTGCCCGGCGCCCAGCGGCTGATGGCCGAGCCGATCGATCTCGCGGTCGAGGACAAGCGCAATGCGCGGCGCATCGACCTCGCGACCAACTCCTACGGCCAGGGCGTGCGGGCGACGCCCGTCGCGATGGCGGCGATCTACGGGTCGCTGGGCGCGCGCAAGGTGATCCGGCCGCGCCTGCTGAAACCGGTTTCCGACGTCAAGGAGACGCCCGAGCCGCATGAGGGCCAGCCGGTCATTCCGGGCATGGACCCCAAGCTCGCCGAGCCCTTCCTCGACGGGGCGCAGCGCGGATTGTTCGGCGTGGTGAACTCGCCGAGCGGCACGGCGGCCGGGGTGATGGCGAGCCTGCCGCCCGAGATCAGGCGGCGCATCTTCGGCAAGACCGGCACCGCCGACACGGTCGAAGGCATGAACTCGGCCTGGTTCGCCGGCTGGATGAACGACGTCGCGGGCCGCAGGCGGGTCGCCTTCGCCTGCCTTGTCTCGCATACGCGCGAGACCGGCGGGCGCGCCTGCGGCCGGCTGATGGCGGGCGTGCTCGCCAAGGTCGCGGCGCTCGGAGACAAGAAGTGA
- a CDS encoding cupin domain-containing protein, translated as MDIHKIDWSGIPWTPVRPGVDRKAFSGSAATLALHRLMPGHEPKPHSHPHEQIAYIVSGTIRFVVGGEEHLLGPGSLLVVPANVEHWGEVVGDEPVINLDVFTPRRPEYA; from the coding sequence ATGGACATCCACAAGATCGACTGGAGCGGCATTCCGTGGACGCCGGTGCGCCCGGGGGTCGACCGCAAGGCGTTTTCCGGGAGCGCGGCGACGCTGGCGCTGCACAGGCTGATGCCGGGCCACGAGCCCAAGCCGCACAGCCATCCACACGAGCAGATCGCCTATATCGTCAGCGGCACGATCCGTTTCGTGGTCGGCGGCGAAGAGCATCTGCTCGGCCCGGGCAGCCTGCTGGTGGTGCCGGCCAATGTCGAGCACTGGGGCGAGGTCGTGGGCGACGAGCCGGTGATCAATCTCGACGTCTTCACGCCCCGCCGGCCGGAATACGCTTGA
- a CDS encoding branched-chain amino acid ABC transporter permease has protein sequence MADWSYIPQVLVSGLGIGCVYGLIGIGFCVIYNASGIVNFAQGAFVMLGGMITHTLFSRHGVPLPVAAVVAIAAVAVLGVAIERIVVRPLWNRKATMFVMILATLAAQIVIERLTLLAVGDQPRTLPVFTDLPPLMFGSVAVGTQFLWIVGGSLTIVALLAAFFGLTRTGKAMRACSINREAAALQGIPVSRMLALAFALSAALGAIAGILITPTQYTAFNVGVPFAISGFIAAIVGGFGRPFGAFLGGLLLGLMQALAIVTFGAGLKNVAALSVLLLFLFIRPSGILGAAK, from the coding sequence ATGGCTGACTGGTCCTATATCCCCCAGGTTCTGGTCAGCGGACTCGGCATCGGCTGCGTCTACGGGCTGATCGGCATCGGCTTCTGCGTGATCTACAATGCAAGCGGCATCGTGAACTTCGCGCAAGGGGCGTTCGTGATGCTCGGCGGCATGATCACCCACACATTGTTCAGCCGGCATGGCGTGCCGCTGCCCGTGGCGGCGGTCGTCGCGATCGCCGCGGTCGCTGTGCTCGGCGTGGCGATCGAGCGGATCGTGGTCAGGCCGTTGTGGAACCGCAAGGCGACGATGTTCGTGATGATCCTGGCGACGCTCGCCGCGCAGATCGTGATCGAGCGGCTGACGCTGCTCGCCGTCGGCGACCAGCCGCGGACGCTGCCGGTGTTCACCGACCTGCCGCCGCTGATGTTCGGCAGCGTGGCTGTCGGCACGCAGTTCCTCTGGATCGTGGGCGGCTCGCTGACGATCGTGGCGCTGCTGGCCGCCTTCTTCGGCCTGACGCGGACCGGAAAGGCGATGCGCGCCTGTTCGATCAACCGCGAGGCGGCCGCGCTGCAGGGCATTCCGGTGTCCCGGATGCTGGCGCTGGCCTTTGCGCTGAGCGCGGCTTTGGGCGCCATCGCCGGCATCCTGATCACGCCGACGCAATACACCGCTTTCAATGTCGGCGTGCCCTTCGCGATCAGCGGCTTCATCGCCGCGATCGTCGGCGGCTTCGGGCGGCCCTTCGGCGCCTTTCTCGGCGGGCTGCTGCTGGGCCTGATGCAGGCGCTGGCGATCGTCACCTTCGGAGCGGGGCTGAAGAACGTCGCGGCGCTGTCGGTGCTGCTGCTGTTCCTGTTCATCCGCCCGTCGGGCATCCTCGGCGCGGCCAAATAG
- a CDS encoding ABC transporter ATP-binding protein, giving the protein MTRLRLEGVTRRFGGLVAVDDVSFDVPADGVTAVIGPNGAGKTTLFNLISGFMPPSSGRIVFEGQDITGLPSVAIAARGLVRTFQLVRLFEDLSVLDNVKVGCHLHGKAGLFQALLRPASARREEEQVEARARELLDFTGLAALADEPASSLPYGRQRMLELARAMAAGPRLILLDEPAAGLNAEESAALSAIIRRIADTGTTVLLVEHDMTLVMNTADRIVVVDFGRKIAQGTPAEVRADPAVIAAYLGAAEPADTIVPSSKEAADG; this is encoded by the coding sequence ATGACCCGGCTAAGGTTAGAGGGCGTCACGCGCCGGTTCGGCGGGCTGGTGGCCGTCGACGATGTCAGCTTCGACGTGCCGGCCGACGGCGTGACGGCGGTGATCGGCCCCAACGGTGCCGGCAAGACCACCCTGTTCAACCTGATCTCGGGGTTCATGCCCCCGAGCTCGGGCAGGATCGTCTTCGAGGGGCAGGACATCACCGGCCTGCCATCGGTGGCGATCGCGGCGCGCGGGCTGGTGCGGACCTTCCAGCTCGTGCGGCTGTTCGAGGATCTGAGCGTGCTCGACAACGTCAAGGTCGGCTGCCACCTGCATGGCAAGGCGGGGCTGTTCCAGGCCCTGCTGCGCCCGGCCTCGGCGCGCCGCGAAGAGGAACAGGTCGAGGCCCGCGCCCGCGAGCTCCTCGATTTCACCGGGCTTGCGGCGCTCGCCGACGAACCGGCCTCCAGCCTGCCCTATGGCCGCCAGCGCATGCTGGAACTCGCGCGGGCCATGGCGGCGGGTCCGCGGCTGATCCTGCTCGACGAGCCGGCGGCGGGATTGAACGCCGAGGAATCGGCGGCGCTTTCGGCGATCATCCGGCGCATCGCCGATACAGGCACGACGGTGCTGCTGGTCGAGCACGACATGACGTTGGTGATGAACACGGCGGACCGCATCGTCGTCGTCGATTTCGGCCGCAAGATCGCGCAGGGCACGCCGGCGGAGGTTCGCGCCGACCCGGCCGTGATCGCGGCCTATCTCGGTGCGGCGGAGCCTGCCGACACGATTGTGCCGTCCAGCAAGGAGGCGGCCGATGGCTGA
- a CDS encoding glycine zipper domain-containing protein: protein MQSTKMKLGVVAVAGALLVGGCTGSQERVASGGLLGAGAGALIGGAVGGGRGALIGAALGGITGLVIADAIERERARESAFIAARLGSNSQSFRNSSGQRVRVSSRTVRTYNNSSGARVKVVERSMTRDGQSAGKETVELTEVKLASGKTEYTGI from the coding sequence ATGCAGTCTACGAAAATGAAGCTCGGTGTCGTGGCCGTGGCGGGTGCTCTGCTGGTCGGCGGTTGCACGGGTTCGCAGGAGCGGGTCGCTTCGGGTGGCCTGCTGGGCGCTGGCGCGGGTGCGCTGATCGGTGGCGCCGTCGGCGGCGGTCGTGGTGCGCTGATCGGCGCGGCGCTCGGCGGCATCACCGGCCTTGTCATCGCCGATGCGATCGAGCGCGAGCGGGCTCGCGAATCGGCGTTCATCGCCGCACGGCTCGGCTCGAACTCCCAGAGCTTCCGCAACTCGAGCGGGCAGCGGGTGCGGGTCAGCAGCCGGACGGTGCGGACCTACAACAACAGCTCGGGCGCCCGCGTGAAGGTGGTCGAGCGCTCGATGACCCGCGACGGCCAGTCTGCCGGCAAGGAGACGGTCGAACTGACCGAGGTCAAGCTCGCTTCGGGCAAGACCGAATACACCGGCATCTGA
- a CDS encoding MucR family transcriptional regulator, protein MSGNNEELLDLSAMIVSAYVANNNVARGDLAGLIASTYATLGGLGEAPAPAPAAPLVPAVSIRKSVTADAIICLEDGKSFKSLKRHLSSKFNMTPEQYRTKWGLPADYPMVAPAYAEARSALAKSMGLGRKAAAVPVPAKPKRGAKAKETA, encoded by the coding sequence ATGTCCGGCAATAACGAAGAACTGCTCGATCTCTCGGCGATGATTGTTTCTGCCTATGTCGCGAATAATAATGTCGCGCGCGGAGACCTCGCCGGGTTGATCGCAAGCACATATGCTACCTTGGGTGGGCTCGGCGAGGCGCCTGCGCCAGCGCCTGCCGCACCGCTCGTTCCCGCCGTGTCGATCCGGAAGTCGGTGACCGCCGACGCCATCATCTGCCTCGAAGACGGTAAGTCGTTCAAATCGCTGAAGCGTCATTTGAGCAGCAAGTTCAACATGACGCCGGAGCAGTACCGCACCAAATGGGGCCTGCCGGCCGATTACCCGATGGTTGCGCCCGCCTACGCCGAAGCACGTTCGGCCCTGGCCAAGTCGATGGGCCTCGGCCGCAAGGCTGCCGCAGTTCCGGTTCCGGCCAAGCCCAAGCGTGGCGCGAAGGCGAAAGAGACGGCCTGA
- a CDS encoding branched-chain amino acid ABC transporter permease: protein MTISPSTTSPDRRRIRLVGLLPWLFAGGVVGYAMLVGGYAATVVSFALIYAVFVTGLNLFMGFAAQVSFGQNAFAAIGGYVSAVLTATHGWSPLPAMALGMAAAVLAAGLIGFPALRLKGHYLAMGTLAIGLIAYEITVEWQSVTQGYMGLSGIPPMGFAGYEITSDRGQLVMLALVVAASAFAASRIRRSRFGRALSAVAGSEEAAQALGIDVARYKLMAFLLSAGFAALAGSLFVHVVGFVSPEVFGLHMVIVTFTMLYVGGIGTVAGPLIGALIVSLLPETFRAFKDYQDLAYGAALILLLIYAPRGLASLFSPRGRS from the coding sequence ATGACGATCTCGCCCAGCACTACTTCGCCTGACCGACGCCGGATCCGGCTGGTCGGCCTGCTGCCCTGGCTCTTCGCCGGCGGCGTGGTTGGCTACGCCATGCTGGTCGGCGGCTATGCCGCGACCGTGGTGTCGTTCGCACTGATCTACGCCGTCTTCGTCACGGGGCTGAACCTGTTCATGGGATTTGCCGCGCAGGTCTCCTTCGGCCAGAACGCGTTTGCGGCGATCGGCGGCTATGTCTCGGCCGTGCTGACCGCGACCCATGGCTGGAGCCCGCTGCCGGCGATGGCGCTGGGCATGGCGGCAGCCGTACTGGCGGCCGGGCTTATCGGCTTCCCGGCATTGCGGCTGAAGGGCCATTACCTGGCCATGGGGACGCTCGCCATCGGGCTGATCGCCTATGAGATCACGGTCGAGTGGCAGTCGGTCACGCAAGGCTATATGGGCCTTTCCGGCATCCCGCCGATGGGGTTTGCTGGCTACGAGATTACCTCCGACCGGGGACAGCTGGTGATGCTGGCGCTGGTCGTCGCGGCATCAGCCTTCGCGGCCTCGCGCATCCGCCGCTCGCGCTTCGGCCGGGCCCTGTCGGCGGTCGCCGGCAGCGAGGAGGCGGCGCAGGCGCTCGGCATCGACGTGGCGCGCTACAAGCTGATGGCCTTCCTGCTCTCGGCCGGCTTTGCGGCGCTGGCGGGTTCGCTGTTCGTGCATGTCGTGGGTTTCGTCAGCCCGGAGGTGTTCGGCCTGCACATGGTCATCGTCACCTTCACCATGCTCTATGTCGGCGGCATCGGCACGGTGGCGGGCCCGCTGATCGGCGCGCTGATCGTCAGCCTGCTGCCCGAGACCTTCCGCGCCTTCAAGGACTACCAGGACCTCGCTTATGGCGCGGCGCTGATCCTGCTGCTGATCTACGCCCCGCGCGGGCTCGCCAGCCTGTTCTCGCCGAGGGGGCGCTCATGA
- a CDS encoding endonuclease/exonuclease/phosphatase family protein, which translates to MHDADPRDLRRSRRLRPPQISSWSRDHSVDTRSGRPPAAGDLLIASYNIHKAVGRDRRFDPERIVGVIEQIGADVIALQEADQRFGDKAGLLDLALLQRRTGLQPVPVQSPWQGHGWHGNVVLFRNGIVTASRQLVLPGVEPRGALIVDLTIGNTSIRIVAAHLGLLRRSRSRQVEVLINASKPTDGRPIFLMGDLNEWRLGKKSSLHGLAPKFGPLQAAIPSFPARFPLWALDRIVAYPADSIARVELHDTPLSRIASDHLPIKAVINLPGGARHAH; encoded by the coding sequence ATGCACGATGCCGACCCTCGCGACCTGCGCCGCTCCCGGCGGCTGCGTCCACCGCAGATTTCGAGCTGGAGCAGGGACCATTCGGTCGATACGCGGTCGGGGCGGCCGCCGGCTGCCGGTGATCTGCTGATCGCCTCCTACAACATCCACAAGGCGGTCGGGCGCGACCGGCGCTTCGATCCGGAACGTATCGTCGGGGTGATCGAGCAGATCGGGGCCGACGTCATCGCCCTGCAGGAGGCCGACCAGCGCTTCGGCGACAAAGCGGGACTGCTGGATCTGGCGCTGCTGCAGCGCCGGACGGGCTTGCAGCCCGTGCCGGTGCAGAGCCCATGGCAGGGCCATGGCTGGCACGGCAATGTCGTGCTGTTCCGCAACGGCATCGTCACGGCCAGCCGGCAGCTCGTCCTGCCCGGCGTCGAGCCGCGCGGCGCGCTGATCGTCGACCTGACGATCGGCAATACCAGTATCCGCATCGTCGCCGCGCATCTGGGGTTGCTGCGGCGCTCGCGCTCGCGGCAGGTGGAGGTGCTGATCAATGCATCGAAGCCGACCGATGGCCGGCCGATCTTCCTGATGGGAGATCTCAACGAATGGCGCCTGGGCAAGAAATCGTCGCTGCATGGGCTCGCGCCGAAGTTCGGGCCGCTGCAGGCTGCGATTCCCAGCTTCCCGGCCCGTTTCCCGCTCTGGGCGCTCGACCGGATCGTGGCCTATCCGGCCGACAGCATTGCGCGGGTGGAACTGCACGACACGCCATTGTCGCGCATCGCCTCCGACCATCTCCCTATCAAGGCGGTGATCAACCTGCCGGGCGGAGCGCGCCACGCGCATTGA
- a CDS encoding phospholipase D family protein has protein sequence MPVIEILVVGLVVTALAALAAFSSYGRFARRAEARPSHALPVCDDATPLDRAIAPLLHEKDGRSGLLLLAENLQAFEMRVLAARTAGRSLDLQYYYWLEDLTGDLLAREVVAAADRGVRVRLLIDDINTRGNDSAYLRLDSHRNIEVRLFNPSRNRSSGLRRGLELALRAFRTTRRMHNKAWIADGRLAIVGGRNIGDAYFDASHAMNFHDMDLLFVGAALPATQTIFDDFWNSAAAIPINALSRPIARRLRHKPVGPSVPPRPEVADLYRQRLVAMKAPAELAALVGRLDWVSDVEVVSDHPEKAMAIAGASRLATTIYRTIAAARSELSIVSPYFIPGERGVAALRRLTARGAKVQVLTNSLAATDVIAVHGAYASYRKSLLRSGISLFELRPIALREGASLFGSRGASLHAKAFTIDRRTGFIGSFNFDPRSASLNTEMGVFFSDPGLVDQVRAVILRQTAAANAWQLSVADDRIVWSGDPEASQPNHAEPDASPGRRLAAFAIRLLPIESQL, from the coding sequence ATGCCTGTCATCGAAATTCTGGTCGTCGGCCTGGTTGTCACGGCCCTCGCTGCGCTGGCGGCGTTTTCCTCCTACGGACGCTTCGCCCGGCGCGCAGAGGCAAGGCCGTCCCATGCCTTGCCGGTCTGTGACGATGCGACGCCGCTGGATCGCGCCATCGCCCCTCTTCTGCATGAGAAGGACGGTCGGTCGGGCCTATTGCTGCTCGCCGAAAACCTGCAGGCCTTCGAGATGCGCGTGCTGGCCGCCCGCACGGCGGGCCGCAGTCTCGACCTGCAATATTATTACTGGCTCGAGGACCTGACCGGGGATCTCCTCGCAAGGGAGGTCGTCGCAGCTGCCGATCGCGGCGTGCGGGTTCGGCTGCTGATCGACGACATCAACACGCGCGGCAATGATTCGGCCTATCTCAGGCTGGACAGCCATCGCAACATCGAGGTCCGGCTGTTCAACCCCAGTCGCAACCGCTCCAGCGGCCTGCGGCGCGGACTCGAGCTCGCGCTGCGCGCCTTCCGCACGACGCGGCGGATGCACAACAAGGCCTGGATCGCCGACGGGCGGCTTGCCATCGTCGGCGGCCGGAACATCGGCGATGCCTATTTCGATGCATCCCACGCGATGAATTTCCACGACATGGACCTGCTCTTCGTCGGCGCCGCCCTGCCGGCGACGCAGACCATCTTCGACGATTTCTGGAACAGCGCCGCTGCGATCCCGATCAACGCGCTGAGCCGGCCGATCGCGCGCCGGCTGCGGCACAAGCCTGTCGGGCCGTCGGTGCCTCCACGGCCCGAGGTTGCCGATCTCTATCGGCAGCGCCTTGTCGCGATGAAGGCCCCTGCTGAACTCGCCGCCCTGGTCGGACGCCTCGATTGGGTCTCCGACGTCGAGGTCGTCTCGGATCACCCTGAGAAGGCGATGGCGATAGCCGGAGCCAGTCGTCTCGCCACCACGATCTACCGGACGATCGCGGCCGCCCGCAGCGAACTCAGCATCGTCTCGCCCTACTTCATTCCCGGCGAGAGAGGCGTGGCGGCGCTGCGGCGGCTTACGGCCCGCGGCGCAAAGGTCCAGGTCCTGACGAATTCCCTGGCCGCCACCGATGTCATCGCCGTGCACGGCGCCTATGCCTCGTACCGCAAGAGCCTGCTGCGAAGCGGCATAAGTTTGTTCGAGCTACGCCCGATCGCCCTGCGCGAGGGCGCGTCCCTGTTCGGCTCGCGCGGCGCAAGCCTGCACGCGAAGGCCTTCACGATCGATCGCCGCACAGGCTTCATCGGGTCGTTCAACTTCGACCCGAGATCGGCCTCGCTCAACACGGAAATGGGCGTGTTCTTTTCGGACCCGGGCCTCGTCGATCAGGTCCGGGCCGTCATCCTGCGACAGACGGCTGCCGCGAACGCCTGGCAGCTTAGCGTGGCGGACGATCGCATCGTCTGGAGCGGCGACCCGGAAGCGAGCCAGCCGAACCATGCCGAACCGGACGCGAGTCCGGGACGGCGGCTGGCGGCCTTCGCCATCCGCCTCCTGCCGATCGAGTCGCAGCTATGA